The sequence ACGATCGCGTGGCTAAATTGAGACTGAATGTGTCTTTGAACGACTTTACCTACTATGAGATCGTCGTCGATCACAAGAAACTTCGGAGTGAAGGCGGAGGTTGGTTTGTTTTCGTTTTTCATTGTGTGAATTCGATAGGTTGATTTTGGAAATAAATTCTTTTAAACATTCCTCGTGCCAATTCTTTTGTTGTTTTTTAAGTATATGATTTGTAGGTAGATATAAAATGAAAAATAAATTTACATGATTTTAGCGAACCGGGATCCTGTAAGAATTACATGGTTTGAGAAAGAAATGCTGGTTGGGCTTGATGCAATTTGTAAACTTTACATAGTCTTCGTTTATGAAAGGGATCATCTTCACCGAGTTTTTAGATATGGCCGAAGAAAAGTTCGGTTTAGGAGTTGTCAACCGAATCACCTCTTTACCTTCTTTATCGACTGGGGGTTCTTACTCATCTGTTGGGAATTACCCCCATGAAGAGATGCTGGCGATGATCGATGCTCTGCAGAAAGAAGTTGATATTTCTCAAAAAGAATTAATCCGAGCGTTTGGTCATCGACTCTTTCAGGTCTTTTTAGACGGTCACCAGAGTTTTTTTGTAGGCTCTACTGATCCTCTCGATTTTCTTAGTGGAGTCGAGACCGTAATTCATGCCGATGTTCGCAAGATCTATCCCGATGCGGTGCTTCCTGATTTCGATTGTTTTTGGATTTCAGATAATGTTTTGGTTATGGATTACAGCTCTCCACGACCGATGGCGGACCTCGCTCAGGCTTTGATTGAAGTATCGATCAAGCATTTCGGAGTGGACGTAAAAATGGAACGATCCAACGGTCCTACGAATGACGCGCACTCAGCTCGCTTTACCCTGACCCGCGTTCGCTGAACAATGTCTCAGAACGAACAGTCCGAATACCAGATTGGCTACGCGCGGGAAAAGAAGGCGAGGAAAGAAGCAGAGCGACTTCTCGAAGAAAAATCGTTGGAATTATTTAAGCTCAACGAAGAGCTGAGGATTAAGTCCTCGGAGTTGTCTTCCTTAGTGAAAACCCGGACGGAAGAGCTCGAGAAACAGCGCAGTGTGACCATGAATACCTACGCCGATCTCGTCGCGAGCGAGAGGAGGTATTCGGATATTGCCGAGGTGGTGGGCGGATATCTTTGGGAGATGGATGCGGATTTCCGTTTTCTCAGCGTGACCAAACAGGTGTCCGAGGTGTTCGGCTACAGTAGCGGGGAGTTGGTAGGTCATTCCTTGTTTGAATTTATTCCGGAGGAGGATGTATCCAGGCTGCAGGCTGTCTTTAAAAACAATCTTTCCCGGGGATATTCGTTCAAAAACGTTCGGTCCAGGACCTGCCGGAAGGACGGCGATATCGTCTGGCAGATGTTTGGGGCTGCACCGACCTTCGATCAGCAAGGCCACTTTACGGGCGCCCGCGGCGCCGGAGTAGAGATTCCGGAGCGAGGCACATCTTCGAATCAGCTGAATCTTCTCTACATCGCCCTCACCAATGCCAGCGAGGGATTTGCGGTCACGGACAGAAATGGCCGATTTACCTACCTCAACCCCGCTCATGTGGAAATGTATGGGTATGATACGATCGACGAGCTGATTGGACAGCACTGGTCCATGCTCTATCAGCCGGAGGTGATTCAGGAATTGGAGGAGAGGATCGGGAAATCACTCGCGGAGACCGGCCTCTTCCAGACGGAGACAACGGGCTTGCGAAAAGATGGTTCGACCTTTCCTGAAATTTGCTCACTGCGGCTTCTTCCTGATGGTGGGATACTTTGTATCTGTAGAGATGATACGGAAAGGCAGAGATATGTGGACCGATTGGCTTCAAAAAATCAGTTGCTGTCCTCGCTCCTGGATAATTTGACGACTGGCATTCACTTTGAAAATCTTCGGGTGGGCAATACGGTCACGAATCAGCACCTCTTCGAACTCTTCCCCGTCCTCTCGGAAGATAGCAAAACCACCTATGAAACGGCGGAAGGTTTTTTGAACTGCGTCCGGAAGAAGATTCTCGACGGTGACTCCTTTGTGGATATAGCCAGTAAGTCGATTGAGGCGAGAGAGCCCGTCCGGAATCAGGAGTGTGAGCTAGTCGATGGAAGGTTTGTCGCCTTTGATTATGTCCCGGTGGTAGTCTTGGGCGAATTTTTCGGGCATTTTTGTATTTTTCGCGATATCACCGAGTCGAAAGAGCACCAGAGAACGCTGGAGCTGGCCCGTCAGGAAGCCGTTTCCGGGGCGGAGGCGAAGTCTCTCTTCCTCGCCAACATGAGCCACGAGGTGCGAACGCCGCTGAATGGGATTGTCGGGATGAGTCGTCTGTTGATGGGGGAAAAGCTTTCTGACAAGCAAATGATGTATCTGCGCTCCATCCAAGCGAGCGCTGACTCCCTGATGCAGGTGATTAGTGATATTCTCGACTACTCGAAACTGGAGGCGGGAAAGATGGGCTTGGAGCCTGTCGACTTCTCGCCCACGGCGATGATCGACTCGGTCGCTTCAGTCTTTTTGTTGAGGCACGTTCACTCTGACCAGGTGAAATTTTATATCAACTACGAGCCAACTCTTCCCCCGTTGATCCGAGGAGACGACGGTCGGATCAAAGAGATTTTGCAGAATCTATTGAGCAACTCATTCAAGTTCACGAAAGAAGGTTTCGTTGCCCTGGATGTGAGATTGGATCGGTTTGAGCACGGAGAATACTGGGTCGATTTTCTGGTCGAAGACACTGGTATCGGGATCAGCGAAGAGGCCAAGAAGAAGATCTTCGAACCGTTTACGCAGGCGGATAATTCCGTGTCGCGGCGTTTTGGCGGAACGGGTCTGGGGCTCACGATTTGTCGGAATTTTGTCTCTCTCATGGGTGGAGAGTTTTCTATGGAGTCTGAAGTTGGAAAGGGAAGTTGCTTCAAGGTCAGCCTGCCGTTCCCGCCTGCTTCCGCTCCTCCGAAGAAGAAGGTGAGAGAACAGTTGGAAGAGATCCTCCATGTCGAAGTCGTCGCGACAGATGCAAGACTGGAGAAGTCCATCGTCTCCATGATTGCCGTAAATGGGGTGTCCGTCGCCTCGAACTCGAATCCCAAGGCCGCCTTTGCGCAGATTCAGGAGGAAAAAGATGAAGGGCCGTTGGTTTGCGTCATAGCGGGTAGTGTTCTCACGAAAAACAACGCACGATTGGTGCAGCAACTGGTCGACGAGATTCCGGAACTCCGCTTTCTCTTTGTCGGGATCGAAGGGGAAATTCCGTTGGAGATCGATAGTGAGAAATTTATGCGTCTGGACTTTCCGATCAGCCGTGATGTTCTGCTGAATGCAATTTTCCGGACATCTCAGCACTATCCAGGGGAGAACTACTTGGAAGATCCATTGGCGGAAGGCGAAGAGTCGCTGCTCTTGAAGGGAAAGAACTTTTTGTTGGCCGAGGATAATCGCATTAATCAGATGGTCGCTAAATCAACTTTGGAGCAAATGGGAGCTTCCGTGGATATCGCGGCTAATGGCTTTGAGGCGGTGTCGATGCATCAACAGTTCACCTACGATCTTATTTTGATGGATGTCCACATGCCGGATATGGATGGGATTGAGGCGACGCGGACGATTCGGAGCACGGGCTCGAAGATTCCGATCGTGGCCCTGACTGCTGACGCCAAGCCGGATAGCAAGGAACTCTTTCTGAACGCGGGGATGGATGACTATCTCAGCAAACCACTGATGGTGAACGATATGATCGAGATACTGAGATCGACGATCGGTGTTTCCAGTGCCTCAAGCGTTAGAGCTCCGAAGGAGGATTCGACAGAAGAGATCGTAGATTCCGAGGAAGCGTCTCAAACAGATTCGACTCATTCTGAATACTTGGACTTGGAGGCGTTGGCAGCTGTCATTGGAGGGGATTTCGAGGCGGCCCGATCGATCGTTTCCGATTTTCTAGAGAAGACTCAGGAGGAGATTGATTCCGTTCTCGAAGTGATTGAACAGAAGGACTGGGGGGCGGCGAAGTCTCTCTTCCATAAGATTGCCGGTAGTTCTTTCACGGTCAGGGCCGAGAACTTGGCCCATCGGGCCCGCGAGGCGGAGTTATACGTCCAGGAGGATGAGATCGATGAGACTCAGGTGTCTGGTATGGTCGACCGGGTGACCGAAGCCCTGCAGGAGACGCGACGGGTCTTTGAAGAGTTGAAATGGGAGGGCGCGTGAGTCGTCCGAAAAGGAGGACAAGGCTTCTCATTGCCGATGACGATTCGATCACTCGCAGAGTTTTGAGCAATGCGTTTGAGTCCGCTGGTATCTCCAGTGAGCTTTACGAAAATGGCGAGGATCTTATTGGATCAATCCACGATGAGGCACTCGTTTGCCTATTGGATTTGAATATGCCCGGTAAGGGAGGTCTCGATTGTCTTTCGGAGATCAAGGAAACCTATCCGATGATCGAAGTGATCATGCTTACCAGCGTGGATCGGGCGGCGGAGGCATTGCAGGCGATCCGTAATGGTGCTTTCGATTACCTCACTAAGCCTTTCGATCCCAACGAGCTGATACACACGGTTCAGTTGGCAATGCAGGCGAGTCAGCAGGCGCGGGAGAATCAGGATCTTCGTCAGGCGATATCGATGCCTTCACAGATTCTCGATGTGAAAGGAAGCTCCCCGAAGATGAAGCGGGTCTTTCGCCTTCTGGATCGATTGGGAGGGAGTGAGGATCTCGTCTTGCTGACCGGCGAAAGCGGAACCGGGAAGACTTTATTGGCGAAAGCGATTCACCAGAAGAGCTTAAGGAGGGATGCCCCCTTTGTGAGTGTGAGTTGTCCTTCGCTCCCGCGAGAGCTTTTGGAGTCAGAGATGTTTGGACACGAGAAAGGGGCATTCAGCGGGGCGATAAACCGGCGCCTCGGTCGTGCGGACTTGGCTGACGGGGGAACTTTGTTTCTCGATGAGATCGGGGATATCCCGCTCGAGCTACAGGCGAAACTGTTGACCTTCATTCAGGACAAATCCTATTTCCGTGTCGGAGGTGAAAAATTGGTCCACAGTGACGTTCGCCTCGTGGCTGCGACCAATCGCGATCTACGCGAATCAGTCGAGAAAGGAATGTTTCGGGAGGATTTGTATTATCGGTTGAATGTTCTGCCCCTTGAGATTCCCCCGCTCCGGGAGCGCTTAGAGGATCTTCCCGATTTGTTGGAGCACTTTGTCAGCCGATTTGCCCAGCGCCAGAGGGTGAAGCCTCCCCGGGTCGATCCTTCCGTTTTGGTCAAGCTTCGACAATCCTCGTGGCCTGGAAACATCCGCGAGTTCGAGAATGTAGTGATTCGGGCTCTGACACTACGCGAGCGGGAGGATATTTTGCTTCCGGAGGATTTTGATGTTCTGTCGGGAGTAAAGTCAGAGACTCAGATGCAGGACGACGCCGGAGTCAGCTCTTTGGCCGGTAAACGATTGGACGAGATAGAAAAGGCTGCCATCGAACAAACTCTTGCTCTTTGCGGCAACAAGAAAAGCGCGGCTGCCAAGATGCTCGGGATCGCGGAAAAGAGCATCTACAACAAGGTCAAAAAGTATGGATTAGAGACGGATGAAGGCGGGGCTTCATCTTGATCCGTCTCGCACCAGATTCACGAGTAGGCCTGAGTTGACTCCGGGATAACGATAGCCCGGTTCGATTTTCGGGATTGAGGGCCTTGCCCTATTTGATCACTCGGCGTTGCCTTGCCGACGAAACTCATATCCGTCGAAAGTGAAAGAGGTCGCTTCCTGGTCGCCCTCTATGGTGAAGTCGACTTCTTCGATTGCGCTAAGAACGATGGGGAATTTGACTCCGAGTTTATTCTTTCCGAGGAAAGTGACGTCCGGCGTGTATTCCGCAGGTCCGCAATGCATGATGAGTTTCGAAGGGTCCTTAGGATCCAAAGCAATTTCCCAAAGACCATAGAGATCATTGTTGTACTGTCCGACAAAAGCTTTGATTTGGGCGGCGGTCAGATCGACGTCCTTGGGAGTATCGTCGGAGCCGAAGAGCATTTCATCAATCTGGTCGGCGCGGTGACGGATCTCGGGCTGAAGGTCTTCTTCTCCCGTTTCACCGAACATCTGTTGGAGGAGGCCGGCACGAACCGCTTCTGGGAGAGCTGTAAGATTCATGTTGCTAAGAATGGCGATGCCGAACTTTTCTTGGGGGACGAGGACCAGAAGGGTGCGAACCCCGTCGAGGGCTCCACCTTTTTCGAGAACCTTCACCCCATTGTAGTGGTAGACGCCCCACCCGGGAGAATAGTCGAATCCGGAATTCTCATCGATAGGAGGGAACTCGGAAAAGCCGACTTCCGAGGTGATGACTGGCTCAAAGATGGTTTCCAGGGCTTTCTTGCTCACAACGGTCTTTCCTTCAAAGGATCCATCGGTGACCAGCATTTGCACGTAGTTGGCGAGATCGGTGGCGTTGGAGGCGAGGCCACCCGCCGAGACGAAGACTTTGCTGAGGTTGTGGGGGACGACGGCGAAGGCGTCGTCCTTCCAAATATGGGCAGCGGCAAAGTTGTCGGGATCTTGTTCCAGAAGGGTTTCCGCCTTTCCGGTTTCCTTCATCTGGAGCGGAGTGAGGATTGTCTCTTCGAGAACGGACTCGAAGGAGTTACCTCCGGCTTGTGCGACCATTTCTCCGGCGAGGAAGAAGCCGATGTTGGAATACTCCGGATGGTCGCGGAAGGAGTAGCCGGGTTCGACAAAGCGGAGGCGGTGCCGGATGTCAGCCCGGGAGTAGCCAAGGTGGTCAAAGAGGTCTCCGAAGAAGCCGGGAAATCCCGAACGATGGACCAGGAAGTCTTTTCCATTGACCCACTCCGTGGCATAGGGCGTGTGCATCTCGAAGTTGGGTAGAACTTTGCTGGCGGGTTGCTCCCATTCGAGTGTGTCCTGATCGACGGCCGCACCAAAGGCGGAGGCGGTGAAGGTTTTCGAGACACTGGCGAGTTGGAAGAGGGTGTCGTCATTGACTGGCTTCCCGGATTCCGTGTTTCGAATTCCAAACCCTTCCGCGATTAAAATCTCACCGTCTTTAATCACGGCGATGGAGGCACCGGGGGTCTTGTAGGTTTTCAGTGCCCAATTCATGATATCCTCAACGGACTCCTTTGTGATGCCTGTTCCGGGTTGATATCCGGGAAGAGCAACGGATGGAGTATCGTCCCCGTGGACGACTGCAGCGGAGAGAAGAAGGCTTGTGGTAACGAGGAGTGAGCGGAAACGAGACTGAATTTGCATGAACTTAGAGAGTATAAATCTCGAAAGGGTGTCAACCTGCAGGAACCCGTCTGTTTCTTAATGGATTGCGAGTAAGCGGGCAGTGGAGGGGAGGAGCGCTACCTCTGTGACTGGGAGTTCTGTCTTGAGATCTTCGGCATTTTCGCCCGGAGAAAGGATGTTTTCCAGCGACAAGGTTCCTGCTCCGGAGCCAAAATTAGCCATGAAGAGATAAGTCAGAGCATTTTGCCCCAAAATCCGCACGACTCGCCAGTCGGGGATCGGACACTCAACCGCTTGGGCGAGGCGGTTTTCGGCTAGTTTACGGGTTTCTTCCGAAGATTTTCCGGAGATCAGAGTCCATCCGGAGTCGAGAATCGTCTCGCCTGCTTCGTAGCGGAGAGGACCCTCCATGAGGGGATAGCTCAGGATTTCCGTTTGAAGGGTCTTCATGATGCCGGCATTTCGACTGGCTGACCGCTGCAGGGAGAGGCTCGAGGCTCCATATAGTCCTACCACTCCGATTTTTCCCGGTAGCTGGGCCCAGTGGCTCTGAAGATTCACATCCTCGTCCTTGTGAGCCGGGGATCGGAGGGAGATTTTTCCGGAGGCCGTGGTAAGGGCTAGCTGGTGGTCTTGGTAGAGGTCGTTCGGAAGATTCAGGTGAAGACCTTTGATGGAAGCGACATAGCCACGGCGGTCTCCCATTTGTGCAAAATGGAGGCCGACGACGGTATGGTCGTCCGGAAGGGCGG is a genomic window of Puniceicoccus vermicola containing:
- a CDS encoding PAS domain S-box protein, which gives rise to MSQNEQSEYQIGYAREKKARKEAERLLEEKSLELFKLNEELRIKSSELSSLVKTRTEELEKQRSVTMNTYADLVASERRYSDIAEVVGGYLWEMDADFRFLSVTKQVSEVFGYSSGELVGHSLFEFIPEEDVSRLQAVFKNNLSRGYSFKNVRSRTCRKDGDIVWQMFGAAPTFDQQGHFTGARGAGVEIPERGTSSNQLNLLYIALTNASEGFAVTDRNGRFTYLNPAHVEMYGYDTIDELIGQHWSMLYQPEVIQELEERIGKSLAETGLFQTETTGLRKDGSTFPEICSLRLLPDGGILCICRDDTERQRYVDRLASKNQLLSSLLDNLTTGIHFENLRVGNTVTNQHLFELFPVLSEDSKTTYETAEGFLNCVRKKILDGDSFVDIASKSIEAREPVRNQECELVDGRFVAFDYVPVVVLGEFFGHFCIFRDITESKEHQRTLELARQEAVSGAEAKSLFLANMSHEVRTPLNGIVGMSRLLMGEKLSDKQMMYLRSIQASADSLMQVISDILDYSKLEAGKMGLEPVDFSPTAMIDSVASVFLLRHVHSDQVKFYINYEPTLPPLIRGDDGRIKEILQNLLSNSFKFTKEGFVALDVRLDRFEHGEYWVDFLVEDTGIGISEEAKKKIFEPFTQADNSVSRRFGGTGLGLTICRNFVSLMGGEFSMESEVGKGSCFKVSLPFPPASAPPKKKVREQLEEILHVEVVATDARLEKSIVSMIAVNGVSVASNSNPKAAFAQIQEEKDEGPLVCVIAGSVLTKNNARLVQQLVDEIPELRFLFVGIEGEIPLEIDSEKFMRLDFPISRDVLLNAIFRTSQHYPGENYLEDPLAEGEESLLLKGKNFLLAEDNRINQMVAKSTLEQMGASVDIAANGFEAVSMHQQFTYDLILMDVHMPDMDGIEATRTIRSTGSKIPIVALTADAKPDSKELFLNAGMDDYLSKPLMVNDMIEILRSTIGVSSASSVRAPKEDSTEEIVDSEEASQTDSTHSEYLDLEALAAVIGGDFEAARSIVSDFLEKTQEEIDSVLEVIEQKDWGAAKSLFHKIAGSSFTVRAENLAHRAREAELYVQEDEIDETQVSGMVDRVTEALQETRRVFEELKWEGA
- a CDS encoding serine hydrolase domain-containing protein; its protein translation is MQIQSRFRSLLVTTSLLLSAAVVHGDDTPSVALPGYQPGTGITKESVEDIMNWALKTYKTPGASIAVIKDGEILIAEGFGIRNTESGKPVNDDTLFQLASVSKTFTASAFGAAVDQDTLEWEQPASKVLPNFEMHTPYATEWVNGKDFLVHRSGFPGFFGDLFDHLGYSRADIRHRLRFVEPGYSFRDHPEYSNIGFFLAGEMVAQAGGNSFESVLEETILTPLQMKETGKAETLLEQDPDNFAAAHIWKDDAFAVVPHNLSKVFVSAGGLASNATDLANYVQMLVTDGSFEGKTVVSKKALETIFEPVITSEVGFSEFPPIDENSGFDYSPGWGVYHYNGVKVLEKGGALDGVRTLLVLVPQEKFGIAILSNMNLTALPEAVRAGLLQQMFGETGEEDLQPEIRHRADQIDEMLFGSDDTPKDVDLTAAQIKAFVGQYNNDLYGLWEIALDPKDPSKLIMHCGPAEYTPDVTFLGKNKLGVKFPIVLSAIEEVDFTIEGDQEATSFTFDGYEFRRQGNAE
- a CDS encoding heme NO-binding domain-containing protein — protein: MKGIIFTEFLDMAEEKFGLGVVNRITSLPSLSTGGSYSSVGNYPHEEMLAMIDALQKEVDISQKELIRAFGHRLFQVFLDGHQSFFVGSTDPLDFLSGVETVIHADVRKIYPDAVLPDFDCFWISDNVLVMDYSSPRPMADLAQALIEVSIKHFGVDVKMERSNGPTNDAHSARFTLTRVR
- a CDS encoding sigma 54-interacting transcriptional regulator produces the protein MSRPKRRTRLLIADDDSITRRVLSNAFESAGISSELYENGEDLIGSIHDEALVCLLDLNMPGKGGLDCLSEIKETYPMIEVIMLTSVDRAAEALQAIRNGAFDYLTKPFDPNELIHTVQLAMQASQQARENQDLRQAISMPSQILDVKGSSPKMKRVFRLLDRLGGSEDLVLLTGESGTGKTLLAKAIHQKSLRRDAPFVSVSCPSLPRELLESEMFGHEKGAFSGAINRRLGRADLADGGTLFLDEIGDIPLELQAKLLTFIQDKSYFRVGGEKLVHSDVRLVAATNRDLRESVEKGMFREDLYYRLNVLPLEIPPLRERLEDLPDLLEHFVSRFAQRQRVKPPRVDPSVLVKLRQSSWPGNIREFENVVIRALTLREREDILLPEDFDVLSGVKSETQMQDDAGVSSLAGKRLDEIEKAAIEQTLALCGNKKSAAAKMLGIAEKSIYNKVKKYGLETDEGGASS